CTGCTACTACGGCGGACGCAGCGTCGCGCAGGCGGCGGGCGAGCTCGGGATCCCGGAGGGCACCGTCAAGTCGCGCCTGCACTACGGGTTGCGCGCCATGCGGCTCGCACTGCAGGAGAGAGGGGTGACCCGATGAATCCCGAACACGAGCACTTCGCGCAGTGGGACGGCGCCTACGCGGTCGGTGCCCTGTCGCCGACCGAGCGCCGACTCTTCGAAGCGCACCTCGAGGACTGCGAGCTCTGCAGGCGAGCAGTGGGCGAACTCGGTCCGACCGTCGGCCTGATGTCGCGGATCAGCAACGAGCGCGCATCGGCGATCGATGCCTGGGCACTGGACGAGCAGGATGCCGCGGTGGGTCCGAGCACGGACCTGCGCGATGCGATCGTCTCGGTGGCCCGGCACCGCAGACGCCGTCGCCGGCGCATCGTGCGGATCGTCTCGGCTGCCGCGGCCGCTCTGCTCATCGTCTGCGCTGTCGCCGTCCCCGC
This portion of the Microbacterium pygmaeum genome encodes:
- a CDS encoding zf-HC2 domain-containing protein, which encodes MNPEHEHFAQWDGAYAVGALSPTERRLFEAHLEDCELCRRAVGELGPTVGLMSRISNERASAIDAWALDEQDAAVGPSTDLRDAIVSVARHRRRRRRRIVRIVSAAAAALLIVCAVAVPAALQRSASRESYALETVIDVPLEASVALTGVAWGTRIDLECSYASDGGSERPAEGRPYSLTVIAADGQASTVSTWRALPGSTARLSAATALDADQIAAIEIRSLTSDRILMRHEFDPPAP